From Panthera uncia isolate 11264 chromosome E1, Puncia_PCG_1.0, whole genome shotgun sequence, one genomic window encodes:
- the GLTPD2 gene encoding glycolipid transfer protein domain-containing protein 2, whose product MGVALLTQVSRRCFRHAIPLAVLSLLLLYLCARSFREWSLPSSALGGIRYPSAGDLRPPPRAFTARPRPSPGVVSGCRSWARSCNPEGPPPVQVRRQSGPLEAPKWKEPPCEGPQGVLGRVMEPFRASLNPEGDVALSQYLAGWRALVRFLTPLGSIFAFATDEASAKVTALEARVHGPEAAHYSSLAAMAAWERRAGLLERPGVAPRDPARSSGSRTLLLLHRALRWSQLCLHRVAAATPGGPDAGVQCGDAYRTALAPHHPWLVRQAARLAFLAFPGRGRWLGLACPGAGEAEARAALARAAATLEAVYNRTQGLLAERGLLGLA is encoded by the exons ATGGGGGTCGCGCTGCTAACACAGGTGTCTCGGCGCTGCTTTCGCCACGCGATTCCTCTTGCTGTCCTCTCGCTGCTGCTGCTTTATCTCTGTGCTCGGAGCTTTCGTGAGTGGTCCCTTCCCTCATCTGCCCTGGGAGGCATCAGGTACCCAAGCGCTGGGGACCTAAGGCCCCCTCCTCGAGCCTTCACCGCTCGGCCTCGCCCCTCTCCAGGCGTCGTCTCAGGGTGCAGGTCCTGGGCACGGTCCTGCAATCCCGAAGGACCGCCGCCTGTCCAG GTCCGGCGGCAATCGGGCCCCCTGGAGGCCCCCAAGTGGAAAGAGCCTCCGTGTGAGGGCCCCCAGGGGGTGCTGGGCCGCGTGATGGAGCCGTTTCGCGCCAGTCTGAACCCCGAAGGCGACGTGGCATTGTCGCAGTACCTGGCCGGATGGAGGGCGCTGGTCAG GTTCCTAACTCCCCTCGGTTCCATCTTCGCCTTCGCCACGGACGAGGCCTCCGCCAAGGTGACAGCCCTAGAGGCTCGGGTGCACGGCCCGGAGGCGGCGCACTACTCGTCGCTGGCGGCCATGGCGGCGTGGGAGCGGCGGGCGGGACTGCTGGAGCGGCCCGGGGTCGCCCCCCGAGACCCGGCCAGGTCCTCGGGCTCACGGACCCTGCTCTTGCTGCACCGAGCGCTGCgctggtcccagctctgcctccaccGGGTGGCGGCCGCGACGCCCGGAGGCCCGGACGCCGGCGTGCAGTGCGGCGACGCGTACCGCACGGCCCTGGCCCCGCACCACCCCTGGCTCGTGCGCCAGGCCGCCCGCCTCGCCTTCCTCGCCTTCCCGGGTCGCGGCCGCTGGCTCGGGCTGGCGTGCCCGGGGGCCGGGGAGGCGGAGGCGCGGGCCGCGCTGGCGCGGGCGGCGGCCACCCTGGAGGCCGTCTACAACCGCACCCAGGGCCTGCTGGCCGAGCGCGGGCTGCTCGGGCTGGCCTGA
- the TM4SF5 gene encoding transmembrane 4 L6 family member 5, producing the protein MCTGKCARCVGLTLIPLSLLCILANALLLVPGGKTTWTDGHLSLQVWLMAGFIGGGLMVLCPGIAAVRAGGKGCCGAGCCGNRCRMLRSVFSSAFGMLGAIYCLSVSGVGLRTGPKCLINGQWDYHFKDVPGSYLRNRTLWDACEEPPRVVYWNVTLFSLLVFVSCLELVLCGVQLVNASLGVFCGDCRKKEVGRRGGEPGRGPPGSLAASSPRLSRRAPLAEAPPAALLALGRRRPSPPWNKPLSSRAHARLRLLPMRWGGGGGRPKASRQTRLASGRSSVGPRKFS; encoded by the exons ATGTGCACTGGGAAGTGTGCCCGCTGCGTGGGCCTCACCCTCATCCCCCTGTCCCTGCTCTGCATCCTGGCCAACGCCCTCCTGCTGGTGCCGGGCGGCAAGACCACCTGGACCGACGGCCACCTCAGCCTGCAAGTGTGGCTCATGGCCGGCTTCATCGGCGGGGGCCTGATG GTGCTGTGTCCCGGCATCGCCGCCGTCCGCGCAGGGGGCAAGGGCTGCTGCGGCGCGGGCTGCTGTGGAAATCGTTGCAGG ATGCTGCGCTCCGTCTTCTCCTCGGCCTTCGGGATGCTGGGCGCCATCTACTGCCTCTCGGTGTCGGGAGTCGGGCTCCGAACTGGACCCAAATGCTTAATAAACGGCCAGTGGGACTATCACTTCAAAGACGTCCC AGGCTCCTACTTGCGCAACCGCACGCTGTGGGACGCGTGCGAGGAACCGCCCCGCGTGGTGTACTGGAACGTGACGCTCTTCTCGCTGCTGGTGTTCGTGTCGTGCCTGGAGCTGGTGCTGTGCGGGGTGCAGCTGGTGAACGCCAGCCTCGGCGTCTTCTGCGGCGACTGCAGGAAGAAGGAGGTGGGGCGGCGCGGGGGGGAGCCGGGGCGAGGACCTCCTGGCTCCCTGGCCGCGTCCTCACCCCGTCTTTCCCGCAGGGCGCCGCTTGCTGAGGCCCCACCCGCCGCCCTGCTCGCTCTCGGACGCCGCCGGCCCTCCCCGCCCTGGAATAAACCTCTGAGCTCTCGTGCGCATGCGCGTCTCAGGTTGCTCCCAatgcgctggggggggggggggggacgtccCAAGGCCTCCAGACAGACACGCCTGGCCTCGGGGCGCTCCTCTGTGGGCCCCCGCAAGTTTTCTTAA
- the VMO1 gene encoding vitelline membrane outer layer protein 1 homolog gives MDKGASAKLLLLLWATCYGHATADHLSGYTSVIEVANGGPWGDWAWPEMCPDGFFASGFSLKVEPPQGIPGDDTALNGIRLHCSRGNAERNTQVVESQSGRWGAWSEPQWCPGGGFLVAFSLRVEAPMAPGDNTAANNLRFRCSDGTELEGPGLAWGDFGEWSMACPKGVCGLQTKVERPRGLRDDTALNDVRFFCCRS, from the exons ATGGACAAGGGTGCTTCAGccaagctgctgctgctgctgtgggcCACCTGCTACGGACATGCAACAGCCGACCACCTGAGCGGCTACACGTCGGTCATCGAGGTGGCCAACGGGGGACCCTGGGGCGACTGGGCCTGGCCTGAGATGTGTCCCGATGGATTCTTCGCCAGCGGGTTCTCGCTCAAG gtGGAGCCCCCCCAGGGCATTCCTGGCGACGACACTGCTTTGAACGGGATCCGACTGCACTGCTCACGCGGGAACGCGGAGCGCAACACGCAGGTGGTGGAGTCCCAGTCCGGCAG GTGGGGCGCGTGGAGTGAGCCACAGTGGTGTCCCGGCGGTGGCTTCCTCGTGGCTTTCTCGCTTCGCGTGGAGGCACCCATGGCCCCCGGGGACAACACGGCGGCCAACAACTTGCGCTTCCGCTGCTCCGACGGCACGGAGCTGGAGGGGCCCGGCCTGGCCTGGGGCGACTTTGGAGAATGGAGTATGGCCTGCCCCAAAGGCGTGTGCGGTTTGCAGACCAAGGTCGAGCGGCCGCGGGGCCTCCGAGACGACACCGCCCTGAACGACGTGCGCTTTTTCTGCTGCCGGAGTTGA